A stretch of the Lytechinus variegatus isolate NC3 chromosome 5, Lvar_3.0, whole genome shotgun sequence genome encodes the following:
- the LOC121414949 gene encoding hyalin-like, whose protein sequence is MKGFDVNIICSIPDDINPPDVSCPGDVSKTVELGIPQVPINFTEPSATDMSGNVTLVSRNHNPGDEFPVGSTRVEYVFSDGSGNQASCNFNVVVNTIDTTPPNVKCIDDVNTTTELGTSELTITFSEPSATDLSGNVTLFSSSHLSGDEFPIGSTLLEYVFSDGSGNQESCEFSINIETYDFRDPLGLESGSIPDSSLTASSSLANPIRSCSPQRVRLFTVAEIRSDGTSFGGAWVSAVTSMNEWIQVDLLTLYRVRGVATQGRQEYGQQWVTSYKINCSRDNMVFDTVQDRSRYPSTDKIFHGNEDMNSVVKNAFPQPMVCRFIRLLPYAWNERIALRMELYGDLAPVTGENEHVMFMIL, encoded by the exons ATGAAAGGATTCGATGTAAATATTATATGCTCCATACCAG ATGACATAAACCCTCCTGATGTTTCATGCCCTGGTGATGTCTCCAAAACTGTTGAGCTTGGTATTCCTCAAGTGCCCATCAACTTTACCGAACCATCAGCTACTGATATGTCGGGCAATGTTACATTGGTTTCGAGGAACCACAACCCTGGTGATGAATTTCCGGTTGGATCTACACGAGTGGAATATGTCTTTTCTGATGGGAGCGGAAATCAAGCATCGTGCAACTTCAATGTGGTTGTCAATACAA TTGACACAACCCCTCCAAATGTAAAATGCATTGATGATGTCAACACTACTACAGAGCTTGGTACTTCGGAATTGACTATCACCTTTAGTGAGCCATCAGCCACTGATCTGTCGGGCAATGTTACATTGTTCTCAAGCAGCCACCTCTCTGGTGATGAATTTCCGATTGGATCAACTCTCTTAGAGTATGTCTTTTCTGATGGGAGCGGAAATCAAGAATCGTGCGAATTCTCGATTAATATCGAAACAT ATGACTTCCGTGACCCGTTGGGCCTTGAGAGTGGAAGCATTCCTGATTCAAGTTTAACGGCTTCAAGTTCATTGGCGAACCCTATCCGTAGCTGTTCACCTCAGAGGGTGCGTTTATTCACCGTCGCGGAAATTAGAAGTGATGGTACCTCTTTTGGTGGAGCTTGGGTATCGGCTGTTACCAGCATGAATGAATGGATACAG GTTGATCTGTTAACCCTGTACCGGGTACGAGGAGTGGCAACACAAGGTCGCCAGGAGTATGGCCAACAGTGGGTGACGAGCTACAAGATCAACTGCAGTAGAGATAACATGGTGTTTGATACAGTACAAGATAGGAGCAGGTATCCATCAACTGACAAG ATCTTTCATGGCAATGAAGATATGAACTCTGTTGTGAAGAACGCCTTCCCACAGCCCATGGTATGTCGCTTTATCCGTCTCCTACCCTATGCATGGAATGAGCGGATTGCTCTTCGAATGGAGCTCTATGGCGATCTTGCTCCTGTTACGGGTGAGAACGAGCACGTCATGTTTATGATTTTATAA